A window of Calonectris borealis chromosome 3, bCalBor7.hap1.2, whole genome shotgun sequence contains these coding sequences:
- the NANP gene encoding N-acylneuraminate-9-phosphatase — MGVHGVKAVFFDLDNTLVDTAAAGQRAIEEVINALQSKHRCGEGEARAICDKVQAKLLRECHDPARTCITDLRISHWEEAIQETIGGEANRNLAAECYFLWKTTRLQHLTLAEDTRGMLTELRKGVRLLLLTNGDRQTQREKIEACACQPYFDAIVVGGEQKEEKPAPSIFHYCCDLLGVQPAECVMVGDSLDTDIQGGLNAGLKATVWLNKAAITPVDTSPVPHYIISSVLDLPAVLQKMEHKIDANSGTDHMASSNKAH; from the exons ATGGGGGTGCACGGCGTCAAGGCGGTGTTCTTCGACTTGGACAACACGCTGGTCGACACGGCGGCGGCCGGGCAGCGCGCCATCGAGGAG GTGATAAACGCGCTGCAGTCCAAGCACCGCTGCGGTGAGGGAGAAGCCCGTGCCATTTGCGATAAGGTGCAGGCCAAGCTGCTCAGGGAGTGTCACGATCCCGCCAGGACGTGCATCACCGACCTGCGGATTTCGCACTGGGAGGAGGCGATCCAAGAGACGATCGGGGGGGAGGCGAACCGAAACCTGGCCGCCGAGTGCTATTTCCTGTGGAAAACCACCCGCCTCCAGCACCTCACCCTGGCCGAGGACACGCGGGGCATGCTCACCGAGCTGCGGAAAGGGGTCCGCTTGCTGCTCTTAACTAACGGCGACAGACAGACGCAGAGGGAGAAGATCGAGGCGTGCGCCTGTCAGCCCTACTTCGATGCCATCGTCGTGGGGggagagcagaaagaagagaaaccgGCGCCATCCATATTTCATTACTGTTGCGATCTCCTGGGGGTGCAGCCCGCAGAGTGTGTTATGGTTGGTGACTCTCTAGATACAGATATTCAAGGAGGCCTGAATGCTGGCTTGAAAGCAACTGTCTGGCTAAACAAAGCAGCAATTACCCCAGTAGATACCTCCCCAGTACCTCACtatattatttcttctgttctggATCTTCCAGCAGTTTTACAGAAGATGGAGCACAAAATTGATGCTAACTCAGGAACTGACCATATGGCTAGTAGTAATAAAGCGCATTGA